One window from the genome of Diospyros lotus cultivar Yz01 chromosome 11, ASM1463336v1, whole genome shotgun sequence encodes:
- the LOC127813742 gene encoding 2-C-methyl-D-erythritol 2,4-cyclodiphosphate synthase, chloroplastic — MAMATPALSFASPILKQNTAAPKPNTALSSLFSPAFVAGRSAAVPLPSLSFRSTPRAAAAAAEAVAEATTAVTPGKSLPFRVGHGFDLHRLEPGYPLIIGGIDIPHDRGCEAHSDGDVLLHCVVDAILGALGLPDIGQIFPDSDPKWKGAASSVFIKEAVRLMNEAGYELGNLDATLILQRPKLSPHKEAIRANLSRLLGADPSVVNLKAKTHEKVDSLGENRSIAAHTVVLLMRK, encoded by the exons ATGGCGATGGCCACTCCTGCGCTCTCTTTCGCCTCTCCTATTCTCAAGCAGAATACCGCTGCTCCAAAGCCAAACACCgccctttcttctctcttttctccagCCTTCGTCGCCGGACGCTCGGCCGCAGTCCCGCTGCCGTCTCTGTCTTTCCGATCAACGCCGAGAGCGGCGGCAGCAGCGGCGGAGGCCGTGGCCGAGGCCACCACCGCCGTGACTCCGGGGAAGTCTCTTCCGTTCCGAGTCGGCCACGGCTTCGATCTCCACCGGTTGGAGCCTGGATACCCTCTCATCATCGGCGGCATCGACATTCCTCACGATAGAGGCTGCGAAGCTCATTCAGATG GTGATGTGCTGCTTCACTGTGTTGTCGATGCTATTCTGGGTGCTTTAGGGCTTCCAGACATTGGCCAGATCTTTCCCGATTCTGATCCCAAATGGAAAGGTGCAGCCTCGTCAGTTTTCATCAAAGAAGCT GTGAGACTGATGAACGAGGCAGGTTATGAGCTAGGCAACTTAGATGCCACTCTGATTCTTCAAAGGCCAAAGCTGAGCCCACACAAGGAGGCTATCAGGGCCAATTTATCTAGGCTGCTTGGAGCAGACCCTTCTGTCGTAAACTTGAAAGCCAAAACTCACGAAAAGGTCGACAGCCTCGGGGAAAATAGGAGCATTGCAGCACATACTGTTGTTCTTCTCATGAGAAAATAG